The Pontibacter pudoricolor genome contains a region encoding:
- a CDS encoding sodium-dependent transporter, translated as MSANKESWGSRVGLILAMAGNAVGLGNFLRFPVQAVQNGGGAFIIPYLVCFLVMGIPLLWIEWSMGRFGGRFGNHSTPYIVDTMGKHRLWKYIGVFGIWTNIAVAAYYCYIESWTLSYVVHSVLGTFNGMDQEGVAAFFNTYVSIGESTLGIPLEAVVFYVICLLLNTWILSQGLAGGVERVAKVGMPLLILFGMFLAYKGFTITAGVDGAINDSSVGLNYLWTPDYTQLWSPTVWLAAAGQIFFTLSVGMGTIHCYASYVRSKDDIALNAMSAGWMNEFVEVVLGASILIPISIGYLGIDRVTELVQSGGLGLAFKTLPFLFTQWGEVLGAVAGVMWFGLLFFAGITSSLAMGTPWMGFMQDEFNWKRKSAAWSFGLIVLVLGMPTVLFFHYGVFDEYDYWAGTVSLVVFALFESILFAWIFGIDKGWREIMSGSDIKVPGIYKFIIKFVTPLLLLFVFIGALITPKGNDWGAALSGNWELDDSSIIKKLMNTSLHRQIAEATDPAILEHLQDTLFFVNASRILLVLVFLSIAGLVYIAYKKRVREGKI; from the coding sequence ATGAGTGCTAACAAAGAATCCTGGGGCTCACGCGTGGGTCTCATTCTGGCCATGGCCGGTAATGCTGTTGGTCTCGGTAACTTTCTAAGGTTTCCGGTACAGGCTGTACAGAACGGTGGTGGCGCGTTTATCATCCCTTACTTAGTATGCTTTTTAGTAATGGGTATTCCACTGTTGTGGATCGAGTGGTCGATGGGCCGTTTCGGTGGTCGGTTTGGAAACCACTCTACGCCTTACATTGTGGATACCATGGGCAAACATCGCCTCTGGAAATACATTGGCGTATTCGGTATCTGGACAAATATTGCTGTAGCAGCCTATTACTGCTACATCGAGTCCTGGACGCTGTCTTATGTGGTGCACTCGGTACTCGGTACCTTTAATGGCATGGACCAGGAAGGAGTTGCCGCTTTCTTTAACACCTATGTAAGCATCGGCGAATCTACACTGGGTATTCCGCTGGAGGCCGTTGTGTTTTATGTGATCTGCTTGCTGCTGAATACCTGGATCCTGTCTCAGGGCCTGGCGGGTGGCGTGGAGCGTGTAGCCAAAGTAGGTATGCCGCTTCTGATCCTGTTTGGTATGTTCCTGGCCTACAAAGGCTTTACTATTACTGCCGGTGTGGACGGTGCCATTAACGACAGCTCTGTTGGTCTTAACTACCTCTGGACCCCGGACTATACACAACTATGGTCGCCAACTGTTTGGCTGGCAGCTGCCGGTCAGATCTTCTTTACCCTGTCAGTGGGTATGGGTACCATCCATTGCTACGCCTCTTATGTTAGATCTAAAGACGATATCGCGCTTAATGCCATGTCGGCTGGCTGGATGAACGAGTTTGTGGAAGTAGTACTGGGTGCCTCTATTCTGATCCCGATCTCCATCGGTTACCTGGGTATCGACCGTGTGACGGAACTGGTACAGTCTGGTGGCCTTGGTCTTGCCTTTAAAACCTTACCGTTCCTGTTTACGCAATGGGGCGAAGTGCTGGGCGCTGTTGCCGGCGTTATGTGGTTTGGTCTGTTGTTCTTTGCCGGTATCACGTCATCGCTGGCGATGGGTACGCCATGGATGGGCTTTATGCAGGATGAGTTCAACTGGAAACGTAAATCTGCTGCCTGGTCTTTTGGTCTGATCGTACTGGTTCTGGGTATGCCTACGGTACTGTTCTTCCACTATGGCGTGTTTGATGAATATGACTACTGGGCTGGTACGGTATCGCTGGTAGTGTTTGCCTTGTTCGAGTCTATCCTGTTTGCCTGGATATTCGGTATCGATAAAGGTTGGCGCGAGATCATGTCAGGTTCTGATATTAAAGTGCCAGGTATTTATAAGTTCATCATCAAATTTGTAACGCCGCTGCTTTTACTGTTTGTGTTTATTGGTGCGCTTATTACTCCGAAAGGAAATGACTGGGGAGCGGCATTAAGCGGTAACTGGGAACTGGACGACAGCTCTATCATTAAAAAACTGATGAACACCAGCCTTCATCGTCAGATAGCGGAAGCTACAGACCCAGCAATACTGGAGCACCTTCAGGATACACTGTTCTTCGTGAACGCATCGCGTATACTGCTGGTACTAGTATTCCTGAGCATTGCCGGCCTGGTATACATTGCGTATAAAAAGAGAGTTAGAGAAGGTAAAATTTAA
- a CDS encoding SDR family oxidoreductase has product MKRILITGSNGLLGQKLAELLLDQPEVEVLATSRGENKLATIVPALPFASMDVTDKAQVEAIVSKFRPTHIIHTAAMTNVDQCETDHEGALLLNRDAVQFLVDACEKYNVHLIHVSTDFIFDGEDGPYSEDAKANPVNFYGETKRLAEEIVKKARCRWAILRTVLVYGVAHDYGRTNIVLWVRDSLQAGKVIKVVDDQFRTPTLAEDLAQGCWLAAKHDAEGIYHISGSEMLTPYDMALQVADYFNLDKSLIDKADGSTFTQPAKRPPKTGFIITKAKKDLGYLPHTFAEGIQVVAGQAAQ; this is encoded by the coding sequence ATGAAACGAATATTGATAACAGGCTCTAACGGACTCCTGGGTCAGAAACTGGCAGAACTATTACTCGATCAACCTGAGGTGGAAGTACTGGCTACCAGTCGTGGCGAAAACAAACTGGCAACTATAGTTCCGGCACTGCCCTTTGCATCGATGGATGTGACTGATAAAGCACAGGTTGAGGCTATCGTTAGCAAGTTCCGCCCGACGCACATCATACACACTGCCGCCATGACCAATGTAGACCAGTGCGAAACCGACCATGAGGGCGCTTTGCTGCTGAACCGGGATGCCGTGCAGTTTTTAGTGGATGCCTGTGAGAAATATAACGTACACCTGATACACGTAAGCACCGACTTTATATTTGATGGCGAAGACGGACCTTACAGCGAAGACGCCAAAGCAAACCCGGTAAATTTTTATGGCGAAACCAAACGCCTGGCCGAAGAAATTGTGAAAAAGGCCAGATGCAGGTGGGCCATTTTGCGCACGGTGCTGGTGTACGGCGTAGCCCACGACTATGGCCGTACCAATATTGTGCTGTGGGTGCGCGATAGTTTACAGGCCGGCAAAGTAATTAAAGTAGTAGATGACCAGTTCAGGACGCCTACACTGGCCGAGGACCTGGCCCAAGGCTGCTGGCTTGCTGCCAAACACGACGCGGAAGGAATTTACCACATTTCAGGTTCCGAAATGCTGACTCCCTATGACATGGCCCTGCAGGTAGCCGATTACTTTAACCTGGACAAATCGCTGATAGACAAGGCAGACGGCAGCACTTTTACACAACCGGCAAAACGACCGCCAAAAACCGGATTCATTATCACAAAAGCTAAAAAAGACCTGGGTTACTTACCGCATACTTTTGCAGAAGGCATACAGGTTGTAGCCGGCCAGGCTGCTCAATAG
- a CDS encoding helix-hairpin-helix domain-containing protein — MRKLKLWIRNYFGFSQREVNGFLWLITIMVLLTAAPFLFSRLYSSNQTISANPADQQLLDSLVAQLEKAPDTYNRSRKTIVTVPLYKFNPNTLTLEQWQAFGLPKYLGQRILNYRNKVGDFAYRAELGKIYGMPDSVFQRLYPFIDLPETKPDNYSRKGIGSGRPRPAPDWESRPRERFVLAPFNINTSDTTQLKQIRGIGSKLSARIVKYRDRLGGFYSLEQLREVYGLQPEVIDSLNKYTFVAKAHTPARINLNTATIDELRAHPYMTSNLARAIVAYREQHGRFESVEELKQIKIIKPEQYEKLKPYLGL; from the coding sequence ATGAGAAAACTAAAGCTCTGGATCCGTAACTACTTTGGCTTTTCGCAGCGTGAAGTAAACGGTTTTCTGTGGCTGATAACCATAATGGTGCTGCTTACGGCAGCACCATTTCTTTTTTCCAGGCTCTATAGTTCGAACCAGACTATAAGCGCCAACCCTGCAGACCAGCAATTGCTCGACAGTCTGGTAGCGCAGCTCGAGAAAGCGCCCGATACCTATAACCGAAGCCGGAAAACTATAGTCACAGTTCCGCTTTATAAATTTAACCCCAACACACTTACGCTGGAGCAATGGCAGGCTTTCGGGTTACCAAAATACCTGGGTCAGCGCATTTTAAACTATAGAAATAAAGTAGGAGACTTTGCTTACAGGGCAGAACTGGGCAAAATTTATGGCATGCCGGATTCTGTTTTCCAGCGACTTTATCCTTTTATAGATCTGCCTGAAACCAAACCTGACAACTATAGCCGCAAAGGGATAGGCAGCGGCCGGCCACGTCCTGCACCCGACTGGGAGAGCCGCCCTCGCGAACGCTTTGTGCTGGCACCCTTCAACATCAACACATCTGATACCACGCAACTTAAACAGATACGGGGCATTGGCAGCAAGCTATCTGCCCGAATTGTAAAGTACCGCGACAGGCTGGGCGGTTTTTATAGTTTGGAGCAGCTTCGCGAAGTGTATGGCCTGCAGCCCGAAGTGATTGACAGCCTGAACAAGTACACCTTTGTAGCAAAAGCACACACCCCGGCAAGAATTAACCTGAACACTGCAACTATAGATGAACTGCGCGCGCACCCCTACATGACCTCGAATCTGGCCCGCGCTATAGTTGCCTACCGCGAGCAGCACGGCCGCTTTGAAAGTGTGGAAGAGCTGAAACAGATTAAAATAATAAAGCCCGAACAGTACGAAAAGCTGAAGCCTTACCTGGGGTTGTGA
- a CDS encoding DUF4156 domain-containing protein — MKTLTFLLTSFVLSASVCMAQVDTVYTHTSKIPCIVKEITPEFVKYSLPGEELINTVYKNTIRKIVFTSGRVEAFTPSAQYKKVNNLHAFENVTLTLGENEVNGFLKLGEASSIAQGNTMFSGLNQVEDRAQKRLKIFAAMMGGNLVYITQQNATKASAWGSTNAYYSKPTESFLTGMVYTTHVPDIDKFKARIGNKTEFNAVESASFTGTTTSIRVYPSKRTLKLKSIKEENGLLTIEGNLEGASKYKTFRVASFDEDFFYIFYEDKGTAYNIKIKL, encoded by the coding sequence ATGAAAACTCTTACTTTTTTATTGACCAGCTTTGTGCTGAGCGCTTCGGTTTGTATGGCGCAGGTAGATACCGTGTATACGCACACGTCTAAAATCCCTTGTATTGTTAAAGAGATTACACCAGAGTTTGTTAAATATTCTTTACCAGGCGAGGAATTGATAAATACAGTTTATAAAAACACTATCCGGAAGATTGTATTCACGTCAGGGAGAGTTGAAGCGTTTACTCCATCAGCTCAATATAAAAAGGTAAATAACCTGCATGCGTTTGAGAATGTAACTTTAACACTTGGGGAAAACGAAGTAAACGGATTTCTGAAATTGGGAGAAGCCAGCTCTATAGCCCAGGGCAATACGATGTTCTCAGGATTAAATCAGGTAGAGGACCGGGCGCAAAAACGTCTTAAGATCTTTGCTGCTATGATGGGTGGGAATTTAGTCTATATCACACAGCAAAATGCTACAAAAGCAAGTGCTTGGGGTAGTACTAATGCTTATTATTCTAAACCTACAGAATCGTTCTTGACGGGTATGGTGTATACCACGCATGTGCCGGACATAGATAAGTTTAAAGCCAGAATAGGAAATAAAACAGAATTCAATGCCGTAGAAAGCGCCAGCTTCACAGGAACGACCACTTCCATACGCGTTTACCCCTCAAAAAGGACCCTGAAACTCAAAAGTATAAAAGAGGAAAACGGCTTACTAACTATAGAAGGTAACCTGGAAGGAGCCAGCAAATACAAAACGTTCAGAGTTGCTTCCTTTGATGAAGATTTTTTCTATATTTTCTACGAAGACAAAGGAACAGCTTATAATATTAAGATAAAGCTATAA
- a CDS encoding peptidylprolyl isomerase yields MKLHNMLCAIVALLFLTPTLASAQKLKGKDQLITISTPQGDIKLVLFEDTPKHKENFLKLAKEGFYDGTTFHRVIDGFMIQGGDPNSKDDNPNNDGSGNPGYTIPAEINSTHKHVRGAVAAARMGDQVNPMKESSGSQFYIVENHDGTPMLDEAYTVFGQVVDGLDVIDKIAEQPKNQRDRPLTDVKMKVTVETVKKKKIAKKYKYNYTQPSA; encoded by the coding sequence ATGAAACTACACAATATGCTTTGCGCTATAGTTGCGCTGCTATTTTTAACTCCCACACTTGCATCCGCCCAGAAACTAAAAGGTAAAGACCAGCTTATAACTATAAGCACGCCCCAGGGCGATATAAAACTGGTGCTTTTTGAGGACACGCCGAAGCATAAAGAGAACTTCCTGAAACTGGCAAAAGAAGGCTTTTATGATGGCACTACTTTCCATAGAGTAATTGATGGCTTTATGATACAGGGCGGCGACCCGAACAGCAAAGACGATAATCCGAACAACGATGGTTCCGGTAATCCGGGCTATACAATTCCTGCTGAGATAAACTCAACCCACAAGCATGTGCGTGGTGCTGTAGCCGCTGCCAGAATGGGCGACCAGGTAAATCCGATGAAAGAGTCGAGCGGCTCGCAGTTTTATATTGTAGAGAATCACGACGGCACCCCGATGCTGGATGAAGCTTACACCGTTTTCGGGCAGGTAGTAGACGGACTGGATGTGATAGATAAAATTGCCGAACAGCCCAAGAACCAGCGCGACCGACCCCTTACGGATGTAAAGATGAAGGTGACTGTAGAGACTGTGAAGAAAAAGAAGATTGCCAAAAAATATAAATACAACTATACCCAGCCGTCTGCTTAA